Proteins encoded in a region of the Thermovirga sp. genome:
- a CDS encoding aminotransferase class I/II-fold pyridoxal phosphate-dependent enzyme: MAQTMKLAQGRLCVPTLEQVGAVALYKTPRSYLEEVNKEYQARRDILYSKIKEMPGVICEEPKGAFYVVAKLPVDNAEKFVIWMLKDFHVDNETVMMAPAEGFYATPNLGRDEVRLAYVLKKEDLVKAMDILKEGLEAYPGRIKTASNF; encoded by the coding sequence TCATGGCACAGACCATGAAACTGGCCCAGGGAAGGCTCTGCGTGCCCACCCTGGAGCAGGTGGGGGCCGTGGCCCTCTACAAGACGCCCAGGTCCTACCTGGAGGAGGTCAACAAGGAGTACCAGGCCCGCAGGGACATACTCTATTCCAAGATCAAGGAGATGCCCGGAGTGATCTGCGAGGAGCCCAAGGGCGCCTTCTACGTGGTGGCCAAGCTGCCCGTCGACAATGCCGAGAAGTTCGTCATCTGGATGCTGAAGGATTTCCATGTTGATAACGAGACCGTCATGATGGCTCCGGCCGAAGGCTTCTACGCCACGCCCAACCTCGGCAGGGATGAAGTCCGCCTGGCCTACGTTCTCAAGAAGGAGGACCTGGTCAAGGCCATGGACATCCTCAAGGAAGGTCTCGAGGCCTACCCGGGGAGGATCAAGACCGCCTCCAACTTCTAG